From Candidatus Culexarchaeum yellowstonense:
GCTGGAAGAATATATTGTGCACTACAACCAAATGGAGATGTAACTCCATGCGTCTTCATACCAGACATAATCCTTGGAAACATTAGGGAGAAGAGGTTTAGGGATATATGGAATAATACGCCAATACTATCAGCCTTCCAAAGCAAAGACATTTTAAGGGAGAATTGCGGTAAATGTAGCTTTAGATATATTTGTGGTGGATGTAGAGCAAGGGCATACGCATACTTCAAAGACATATTAGCACCAGATCCAGGATGCATATACAACTCTGAACAATACGAGAACATCCTGAGGGAAATGCATATAACCGTTGAAGGTAAAGTGAAGGTTCATGCAAATTAAATTAACTTCATAACTGGAGCTTTCCCTAAGAAGCCTAAATCAGCAACATCACCATAACCACCATCACTCAAAACAACCCTAATCCCATTAGGCCTATACTTAACACTTAAAGTTGAGTAAACGTCTAGGAGGAATCTGGTGAGGAGATCATCATCCATTCTTGGAAGAACAGCCATATCAAACCCTGCAACACAAATGGAGGAATATCGCAGTAGATCGTAAGCTGAAAGCTTACCCTCAAAACCCAATTGCATAAGCTTCGAATCCTCAGCATATGGAAGCATGAGTTCATTAAACCCAATGGAAGAAGGCTCCATTGAAGCAGCATGCCTCAAAACCCCATTAACATCATAAATGGATTTCAAAGTTCCAACATCCCCAAACCTAACATTACCAAAAACCTCCAAGAGATCAACAACACTCTCATCCATCCATGGAGATATGGATAAATCCAAACCCACCAATGGAAACTTGAAGTACTCAGCCAAATACGTTATAAACCCCTTAACACGCTTAACACAATCCAAAATGGTATTCAACATTGGAACACCATTATTCAAACCCTCAATCAAAGTTTTAACATATAGTAGTGAAGCTGAAAGCATCGGACTACTTCCAGCGGAAGCCGATGGGAAATATGGCGTAATAATGTTTCCACCCACTGAAAATGAAACCTTCACGAAAGCCTCCAATGGAAGCTTCCTCCTAATAGTTATCAACAAATCCCTAAACACTCTAAGCTGATCCAAACCCCCATACAAGGATATGAATAGCTTATCAAAATCCCCAAGCAAATCTGCAACATAATTCACATTTAGAGATGAATTACACATTAATGGAATTGCATAATAATTGAATGGCTCAGAAACATCATCTAAAAACTCCACTAATTCAGGCAGATTCCTAAAACTCTGCGGATCAACAGCCAACCTAAAAGTCCAAACATCCAAACCAAAACTTTTAGAAGCTTCACCAACAACATCCCGTACAAATCCGGAAATTGCAGAGAAATCCTTTAGAGATTTCGATGGAATGAGGAAAGTTAAACTCCTAACCCTCAAACAAACCACAAAATAAAATCCTCAACAAAATTAAAAAGAGTTGCTAAACGAAAGCGATAAAAAGAGTGAAAGACAACCTATAACATGAGGACCCAAAATGACAACAATGACAAAGGAAAAGGAGTATGCTTTAAGCATTATTGATAAGTATGAGGGGCGTTTTGTTGAGGTTTCTGATTTGGTTTGGGAGTTTGCTGAGCTTGGTCTTGTGGAGTTTAAGTCCTCTAGTCTATTGGCTGATGAGTTGGAGAAGCATGGTTTTAGAGTTATACGTGGCATTGCTGGTATGCCAACAGCCTTCGTAGCAGAATGGGGAAGTGGAAAACCAGTAATTGCAATTTTAGGCGAATATGATGCATTACCAGGATTATCCCAAAAGAAAGTCCCTTGGAAAGAGCCTTTGGTTGAGGGTGCTCCTGGTCATGGTTGTGGTCATAATATTCATGGTGTTAGTGGTTTGGCTGCAGCTATTGCCGTTAGGTATGCCATGGAGAAGTTTGGTATTAAGGGGACTATTAGATTCTATGGGTGTCCAGCAGAGGAAAACTTCAGCGGAAAACTATTCATGGCTAGAGATGAATATTTCGACGATATCGATGCATCAATAAGCCACCACCCAAGCACAATGAATGGAGCAACATTAATGAGTAGCCTAGCAATAAACTCTGCCAAATTCCATTTTTATGGTAGGGCTTCTCATGCTGGTGGTAGTCCTGAGGCTGGTAGGAGTGCTCTTGATGCTGTTGAGCTTATGAATATTGGCGTCAACTATATGCGTGAACACGTTATTCAGGATGCTAGGATTCACTATGTGATAGAGAAGGGTGGGGATCAGCCTAATATTGTGCCTCCATATGCTAGGAGTTGGTATTATGTTAGGGCTCCTGAGAGGGAGCAAGTTGAGGAAATCTATAATTGGATCCTAGACATAGCTAAGGGAGCAGCACTAATGACACAAACACAACACAAAGTGGAGTTAATAGAGGGATTGCATAACACAATACCAAATAGAACCATCGCTGAAACCATAGTTAAAAACATGAGGCTGATTGGCCTGCCAAAGTATAGTGATGAAGACATAAAATTTGCACAAGAAATTGCTAAAACTATAAGTTTGGAGGAGAAGATAAAACAGCTTAAGAAGTCTAAGAGGCCTGGATGG
This genomic window contains:
- a CDS encoding DUF711 family protein, which encodes MRVRSLTFLIPSKSLKDFSAISGFVRDVVGEASKSFGLDVWTFRLAVDPQSFRNLPELVEFLDDVSEPFNYYAIPLMCNSSLNVNYVADLLGDFDKLFISLYGGLDQLRVFRDLLITIRRKLPLEAFVKVSFSVGGNIITPYFPSASAGSSPMLSASLLYVKTLIEGLNNGVPMLNTILDCVKRVKGFITYLAEYFKFPLVGLDLSISPWMDESVVDLLEVFGNVRFGDVGTLKSIYDVNGVLRHAASMEPSSIGFNELMLPYAEDSKLMQLGFEGKLSAYDLLRYSSICVAGFDMAVLPRMDDDLLTRFLLDVYSTLSVKYRPNGIRVVLSDGGYGDVADLGFLGKAPVMKLI
- a CDS encoding M20 family metallopeptidase, with the translated sequence MTTMTKEKEYALSIIDKYEGRFVEVSDLVWEFAELGLVEFKSSSLLADELEKHGFRVIRGIAGMPTAFVAEWGSGKPVIAILGEYDALPGLSQKKVPWKEPLVEGAPGHGCGHNIHGVSGLAAAIAVRYAMEKFGIKGTIRFYGCPAEENFSGKLFMARDEYFDDIDASISHHPSTMNGATLMSSLAINSAKFHFYGRASHAGGSPEAGRSALDAVELMNIGVNYMREHVIQDARIHYVIEKGGDQPNIVPPYARSWYYVRAPEREQVEEIYNWILDIAKGAALMTQTQHKVELIEGLHNTIPNRTIAETIVKNMRLIGLPKYSDEDIKFAQEIAKTISLEEKIKQLKKSKRPGWENLIDKLMDDEIPDPWGEGEISHGSTDVAEVSWKAPTVEFGTATWVLGTPGHSWQNVAQSGVGLGHKSLIFAAKTMAATALDLLTTPELLQKAKEEHAKRLRGRKYKPPIPPDHKPPLDAWKK